The following proteins are co-located in the Pan troglodytes isolate AG18354 chromosome 5, NHGRI_mPanTro3-v2.0_pri, whole genome shotgun sequence genome:
- the UNC93A gene encoding protein unc-93 homolog A isoform X4, translating to MEVCRACRLGCKGTIILSMCGYVAFSVGNFFASWYTLIPTSILLGLGAAPLWSAQCTYLTITGNTHAEKAGKRGKDMVNQYFGIFFLIFQSSGVWGNLISSLVFGQTPSQETLPEEQLTSCGASDCLMATTTTNSTQRPSQQLVYTLLGIYTGSGVLAVLMIAAFLQPIRDVQRESEGEKKSVPFWSTLLSTFKLYRDKRLCLLILLPLYSGLQQGFLSSEYTRSYVTCTLGIQFVGYVMICFSATDALCSVLYGKVSQYTGRAVLYVLGAVTHVSCMIALLLWRPRADHLAVFFVFSGLWGVADAVWQTQNNALYGVVFEKSKEAAFANYRLWEALGFVIAFGYSTFLCVHVKLYILLGVLSLTMVAYGLVECVESKNPIRPHAPGQANQAEDEEKQTKM from the exons ATGGAGGTCTGCAGAGCCTGCAG GCTGGGCTGCAAGGGGACCATCATCCTCTCCATGTGTGGCTACGTGGCCTTCTCCGTGGGCAACTTCTTCGCCAGCTG GTACACTTTGATCCCCACCTCCATACTGCTGGGACTCGGGGCCGCCCCGCTGTGGTCTGCACAGTGCACATACCTCACGATCACGGGAAACACACACGCAGAGAAGGCGGGAAAGCGTGGCAAAGACATGGTGAACCAGTATTTCGGCATCTTCTTCCTCATATTCCAGTCATCCGGTGTGTGGGGCAACTTGATCTCATCGCTGGTATTTGGCCAGACTCCCAGCCAAG AGACCCTTCCAGAAGAGCAGCTCACGTCCTGTGGGGCCAGTGACTGCCTGATGGCCACCACAACCACCAACAGCACCCAGAGGCCCTCCCAGCAGCTGGTCTACACCCTCCTGGGCATCTACACTG GGAGCGGTGTCCTGGCTGTCCTGATGATAGCTGCGTTCCTCCAACCCATACGAGATGTTCAGCGGGAAagtgaaggagagaagaaatCAGTACCTTTCTGGTCCACTTTACTGTCGACTTTCAAGCTATATAGAGATAAACGTCTGTGCCTCTTAATTCTGCTGCCGCTGTACAGTGGATTGCAGCAAGGATTCCTCTCCAGCGAATACACAAGG TCCTATGTCACCTGCACCCTGGGCATCCAGTTCGTCGGCTACGTGATGATCTGCTTCTCAGCCACTGACGCGCTGTGCTCCGTGTTGTATGGAAAGGTCTCGCAGTACACGGGCAGGGCTGTGCTGTACGTGCTGG GTGCGGTGACCCACGTGTCCTGCATGATTGCCCTACTGCTGTGGAGACCTCGTGCTGACCATCTGGCAGTGTTCTTCGTATTCTCTGGCCTGTGGGGCGTGGCAGATGCCGTCTGGCAGACACAAAACAATG CTCTCTACGGCGTTGTGTTTGAGAAGAGCAAGGAAGCTGCCTTCGCCAATTACCGCCTGTGGGAGGCCCTGGGCTTCGTCATTGCCTTCGGGTACAGCACATTTTTGTGCGTGCACGTCAAGCTCTACATTCTGCTGGGGGTCCTGAGCCTGACCATGGTGGCGTATGGGCTTGTGGAGTGCGTGGAGTCCAAGAACCCGATCAGACCCCACGCTCCAGGACAGGCGAACCAGGCAGaggatgaagaaaaacaaacaaaaatgtga
- the UNC93A gene encoding protein unc-93 homolog A isoform X3, which yields MEACSCPPCSSHRSSLTGWAARGPSSSPCVATWPSPWATSSPADGESRGHLGRRHQWTESCTSPTIRRYTLIPTSILLGLGAAPLWSAQCTYLTITGNTHAEKAGKRGKDMVNQYFGIFFLIFQSSGVWGNLISSLVFGQTPSQETLPEEQLTSCGASDCLMATTTTNSTQRPSQQLVYTLLGIYTGSGVLAVLMIAAFLQPIRDVQRESEGEKKSVPFWSTLLSTFKLYRDKRLCLLILLPLYSGLQQGFLSSEYTRSYVTCTLGIQFVGYVMICFSATDALCSVLYGKVSQYTGRAVLYVLGAVTHVSCMIALLLWRPRADHLAVFFVFSGLWGVADAVWQTQNNALYGVVFEKSKEAAFANYRLWEALGFVIAFGYSTFLCVHVKLYILLGVLSLTMVAYGLVECVESKNPIRPHAPGQANQAEDEEKQTKM from the exons ATGGAGGCATGCTCCTGTCCTCCATGTTCCTCCCACCGCTCCTCATTGACAGGCTGGGCTGCAAGGGGACCATCATCCTCTCCATGTGTGGCTACGTGGCCTTCTCCGTGGGCAACTTCTTCGCCAGCTG ATGGTGAGTCTCGTGGGCACCTAGGCAGACGTCACCAATGGACCGAAAGCTGCACCTCGCCCACCATTAGGAG GTACACTTTGATCCCCACCTCCATACTGCTGGGACTCGGGGCCGCCCCGCTGTGGTCTGCACAGTGCACATACCTCACGATCACGGGAAACACACACGCAGAGAAGGCGGGAAAGCGTGGCAAAGACATGGTGAACCAGTATTTCGGCATCTTCTTCCTCATATTCCAGTCATCCGGTGTGTGGGGCAACTTGATCTCATCGCTGGTATTTGGCCAGACTCCCAGCCAAG AGACCCTTCCAGAAGAGCAGCTCACGTCCTGTGGGGCCAGTGACTGCCTGATGGCCACCACAACCACCAACAGCACCCAGAGGCCCTCCCAGCAGCTGGTCTACACCCTCCTGGGCATCTACACTG GGAGCGGTGTCCTGGCTGTCCTGATGATAGCTGCGTTCCTCCAACCCATACGAGATGTTCAGCGGGAAagtgaaggagagaagaaatCAGTACCTTTCTGGTCCACTTTACTGTCGACTTTCAAGCTATATAGAGATAAACGTCTGTGCCTCTTAATTCTGCTGCCGCTGTACAGTGGATTGCAGCAAGGATTCCTCTCCAGCGAATACACAAGG TCCTATGTCACCTGCACCCTGGGCATCCAGTTCGTCGGCTACGTGATGATCTGCTTCTCAGCCACTGACGCGCTGTGCTCCGTGTTGTATGGAAAGGTCTCGCAGTACACGGGCAGGGCTGTGCTGTACGTGCTGG GTGCGGTGACCCACGTGTCCTGCATGATTGCCCTACTGCTGTGGAGACCTCGTGCTGACCATCTGGCAGTGTTCTTCGTATTCTCTGGCCTGTGGGGCGTGGCAGATGCCGTCTGGCAGACACAAAACAATG CTCTCTACGGCGTTGTGTTTGAGAAGAGCAAGGAAGCTGCCTTCGCCAATTACCGCCTGTGGGAGGCCCTGGGCTTCGTCATTGCCTTCGGGTACAGCACATTTTTGTGCGTGCACGTCAAGCTCTACATTCTGCTGGGGGTCCTGAGCCTGACCATGGTGGCGTATGGGCTTGTGGAGTGCGTGGAGTCCAAGAACCCGATCAGACCCCACGCTCCAGGACAGGCGAACCAGGCAGaggatgaagaaaaacaaacaaaaatgtga
- the UNC93A gene encoding protein unc-93 homolog A isoform X5 has translation MDRSLRNVLVASFGFLLLFTAYGGLQSLQSSLYSEEGLGVTALSTLYGGMLLSSMFLPPLLIDRLGCKGTIILSMCGYVAFSVGNFFASWYTLIPTSILLGLGAAPLWSAQCTYLTITGNTHAEKAGKRGKDMVNQYFGIFFLIFQSSGVWGNLISSLVFGQTPSQETLPEEQLTSCGASDCLMATTTTNSTQRPSQQLVYTLLGIYTGSGVLAVLMIAAFLQPIRDVQRESEGEKKSVPFWSTLLSTFKLYRDKRLCLLILLPLYSGLQQGFLSSEYTRSYVTCTLGIQFVGYVMICFSATDALCSVLYGKVSQYTGRAVLYVLGAVTHVSCMIALLLWRPRADHLAVFFVFSGLWGVADAVWQTQNNDPLPSLSTRGSAGASAQGASSQEESS, from the exons ATGGACAGAAGTCTAAGGAACGTCCTTGTGGCTTCCTTTGGGTTCCTGCTTCTCTTTACAGCCTATGGAGGTCTGCAGAGCCTGCAG AGCAGCCTGTACAGCGAGGAGGGCCTGGGTGTGACAGCGCTCAGCACCCTCTATGGAGGCATGCTCCTGTCCTCCATGTTCCTCCCACCGCTCCTCATTGACAGGCTGGGCTGCAAGGGGACCATCATCCTCTCCATGTGTGGCTACGTGGCCTTCTCCGTGGGCAACTTCTTCGCCAGCTG GTACACTTTGATCCCCACCTCCATACTGCTGGGACTCGGGGCCGCCCCGCTGTGGTCTGCACAGTGCACATACCTCACGATCACGGGAAACACACACGCAGAGAAGGCGGGAAAGCGTGGCAAAGACATGGTGAACCAGTATTTCGGCATCTTCTTCCTCATATTCCAGTCATCCGGTGTGTGGGGCAACTTGATCTCATCGCTGGTATTTGGCCAGACTCCCAGCCAAG AGACCCTTCCAGAAGAGCAGCTCACGTCCTGTGGGGCCAGTGACTGCCTGATGGCCACCACAACCACCAACAGCACCCAGAGGCCCTCCCAGCAGCTGGTCTACACCCTCCTGGGCATCTACACTG GGAGCGGTGTCCTGGCTGTCCTGATGATAGCTGCGTTCCTCCAACCCATACGAGATGTTCAGCGGGAAagtgaaggagagaagaaatCAGTACCTTTCTGGTCCACTTTACTGTCGACTTTCAAGCTATATAGAGATAAACGTCTGTGCCTCTTAATTCTGCTGCCGCTGTACAGTGGATTGCAGCAAGGATTCCTCTCCAGCGAATACACAAGG TCCTATGTCACCTGCACCCTGGGCATCCAGTTCGTCGGCTACGTGATGATCTGCTTCTCAGCCACTGACGCGCTGTGCTCCGTGTTGTATGGAAAGGTCTCGCAGTACACGGGCAGGGCTGTGCTGTACGTGCTGG GTGCGGTGACCCACGTGTCCTGCATGATTGCCCTACTGCTGTGGAGACCTCGTGCTGACCATCTGGCAGTGTTCTTCGTATTCTCTGGCCTGTGGGGCGTGGCAGATGCCGTCTGGCAGACACAAAACAATG ACCCACTGCCTTCCCTTTCCACACGCGGTTCTGCGGGAGCGAGTGCCCAGGGAGCCAGCAGTCAAGAAGAGAGCAGCTAA
- the UNC93A gene encoding protein unc-93 homolog A isoform X2 encodes MIDLFIQHNGQKSKERPCGFLWVPASLYSLWRSAEPAGWAARGPSSSPCVATWPSPWATSSPADGESRGHLGRRHQWTESCTSPTIRRYTLIPTSILLGLGAAPLWSAQCTYLTITGNTHAEKAGKRGKDMVNQYFGIFFLIFQSSGVWGNLISSLVFGQTPSQETLPEEQLTSCGASDCLMATTTTNSTQRPSQQLVYTLLGIYTGSGVLAVLMIAAFLQPIRDVQRESEGEKKSVPFWSTLLSTFKLYRDKRLCLLILLPLYSGLQQGFLSSEYTRSYVTCTLGIQFVGYVMICFSATDALCSVLYGKVSQYTGRAVLYVLGAVTHVSCMIALLLWRPRADHLAVFFVFSGLWGVADAVWQTQNNALYGVVFEKSKEAAFANYRLWEALGFVIAFGYSTFLCVHVKLYILLGVLSLTMVAYGLVECVESKNPIRPHAPGQANQAEDEEKQTKM; translated from the exons ATGATTGATCTTTTCATCCAGCACAATGGACAGAAGTCTAAGGAACGTCCTTGTGGCTTCCTTTGGGTTCCTGCTTCTCTTTACAGCCTATGGAGGTCTGCAGAGCCTGCAG GCTGGGCTGCAAGGGGACCATCATCCTCTCCATGTGTGGCTACGTGGCCTTCTCCGTGGGCAACTTCTTCGCCAGCTG ATGGTGAGTCTCGTGGGCACCTAGGCAGACGTCACCAATGGACCGAAAGCTGCACCTCGCCCACCATTAGGAG GTACACTTTGATCCCCACCTCCATACTGCTGGGACTCGGGGCCGCCCCGCTGTGGTCTGCACAGTGCACATACCTCACGATCACGGGAAACACACACGCAGAGAAGGCGGGAAAGCGTGGCAAAGACATGGTGAACCAGTATTTCGGCATCTTCTTCCTCATATTCCAGTCATCCGGTGTGTGGGGCAACTTGATCTCATCGCTGGTATTTGGCCAGACTCCCAGCCAAG AGACCCTTCCAGAAGAGCAGCTCACGTCCTGTGGGGCCAGTGACTGCCTGATGGCCACCACAACCACCAACAGCACCCAGAGGCCCTCCCAGCAGCTGGTCTACACCCTCCTGGGCATCTACACTG GGAGCGGTGTCCTGGCTGTCCTGATGATAGCTGCGTTCCTCCAACCCATACGAGATGTTCAGCGGGAAagtgaaggagagaagaaatCAGTACCTTTCTGGTCCACTTTACTGTCGACTTTCAAGCTATATAGAGATAAACGTCTGTGCCTCTTAATTCTGCTGCCGCTGTACAGTGGATTGCAGCAAGGATTCCTCTCCAGCGAATACACAAGG TCCTATGTCACCTGCACCCTGGGCATCCAGTTCGTCGGCTACGTGATGATCTGCTTCTCAGCCACTGACGCGCTGTGCTCCGTGTTGTATGGAAAGGTCTCGCAGTACACGGGCAGGGCTGTGCTGTACGTGCTGG GTGCGGTGACCCACGTGTCCTGCATGATTGCCCTACTGCTGTGGAGACCTCGTGCTGACCATCTGGCAGTGTTCTTCGTATTCTCTGGCCTGTGGGGCGTGGCAGATGCCGTCTGGCAGACACAAAACAATG CTCTCTACGGCGTTGTGTTTGAGAAGAGCAAGGAAGCTGCCTTCGCCAATTACCGCCTGTGGGAGGCCCTGGGCTTCGTCATTGCCTTCGGGTACAGCACATTTTTGTGCGTGCACGTCAAGCTCTACATTCTGCTGGGGGTCCTGAGCCTGACCATGGTGGCGTATGGGCTTGTGGAGTGCGTGGAGTCCAAGAACCCGATCAGACCCCACGCTCCAGGACAGGCGAACCAGGCAGaggatgaagaaaaacaaacaaaaatgtga
- the UNC93A gene encoding protein unc-93 homolog A isoform X1, producing the protein MDRSLRNVLVASFGFLLLFTAYGGLQSLQSSLYSEEGLGVTALSTLYGGMLLSSMFLPPLLIDRLGCKGTIILSMCGYVAFSVGNFFASWYTLIPTSILLGLGAAPLWSAQCTYLTITGNTHAEKAGKRGKDMVNQYFGIFFLIFQSSGVWGNLISSLVFGQTPSQETLPEEQLTSCGASDCLMATTTTNSTQRPSQQLVYTLLGIYTGSGVLAVLMIAAFLQPIRDVQRESEGEKKSVPFWSTLLSTFKLYRDKRLCLLILLPLYSGLQQGFLSSEYTRSYVTCTLGIQFVGYVMICFSATDALCSVLYGKVSQYTGRAVLYVLGAVTHVSCMIALLLWRPRADHLAVFFVFSGLWGVADAVWQTQNNALYGVVFEKSKEAAFANYRLWEALGFVIAFGYSTFLCVHVKLYILLGVLSLTMVAYGLVECVESKNPIRPHAPGQANQAEDEEKQTKM; encoded by the exons ATGGACAGAAGTCTAAGGAACGTCCTTGTGGCTTCCTTTGGGTTCCTGCTTCTCTTTACAGCCTATGGAGGTCTGCAGAGCCTGCAG AGCAGCCTGTACAGCGAGGAGGGCCTGGGTGTGACAGCGCTCAGCACCCTCTATGGAGGCATGCTCCTGTCCTCCATGTTCCTCCCACCGCTCCTCATTGACAGGCTGGGCTGCAAGGGGACCATCATCCTCTCCATGTGTGGCTACGTGGCCTTCTCCGTGGGCAACTTCTTCGCCAGCTG GTACACTTTGATCCCCACCTCCATACTGCTGGGACTCGGGGCCGCCCCGCTGTGGTCTGCACAGTGCACATACCTCACGATCACGGGAAACACACACGCAGAGAAGGCGGGAAAGCGTGGCAAAGACATGGTGAACCAGTATTTCGGCATCTTCTTCCTCATATTCCAGTCATCCGGTGTGTGGGGCAACTTGATCTCATCGCTGGTATTTGGCCAGACTCCCAGCCAAG AGACCCTTCCAGAAGAGCAGCTCACGTCCTGTGGGGCCAGTGACTGCCTGATGGCCACCACAACCACCAACAGCACCCAGAGGCCCTCCCAGCAGCTGGTCTACACCCTCCTGGGCATCTACACTG GGAGCGGTGTCCTGGCTGTCCTGATGATAGCTGCGTTCCTCCAACCCATACGAGATGTTCAGCGGGAAagtgaaggagagaagaaatCAGTACCTTTCTGGTCCACTTTACTGTCGACTTTCAAGCTATATAGAGATAAACGTCTGTGCCTCTTAATTCTGCTGCCGCTGTACAGTGGATTGCAGCAAGGATTCCTCTCCAGCGAATACACAAGG TCCTATGTCACCTGCACCCTGGGCATCCAGTTCGTCGGCTACGTGATGATCTGCTTCTCAGCCACTGACGCGCTGTGCTCCGTGTTGTATGGAAAGGTCTCGCAGTACACGGGCAGGGCTGTGCTGTACGTGCTGG GTGCGGTGACCCACGTGTCCTGCATGATTGCCCTACTGCTGTGGAGACCTCGTGCTGACCATCTGGCAGTGTTCTTCGTATTCTCTGGCCTGTGGGGCGTGGCAGATGCCGTCTGGCAGACACAAAACAATG CTCTCTACGGCGTTGTGTTTGAGAAGAGCAAGGAAGCTGCCTTCGCCAATTACCGCCTGTGGGAGGCCCTGGGCTTCGTCATTGCCTTCGGGTACAGCACATTTTTGTGCGTGCACGTCAAGCTCTACATTCTGCTGGGGGTCCTGAGCCTGACCATGGTGGCGTATGGGCTTGTGGAGTGCGTGGAGTCCAAGAACCCGATCAGACCCCACGCTCCAGGACAGGCGAACCAGGCAGaggatgaagaaaaacaaacaaaaatgtga